A portion of the Oxynema aestuarii AP17 genome contains these proteins:
- a CDS encoding PAS domain-containing sensor histidine kinase, which translates to MFIPENRKHTNPTQKVINFRDRHWIARQHDRFFQHSPDLLCVAGFDGYFKLLNPSWEKILGWTPEQLLAEPYLERVHPDDRQHTVDKARQLLHGAEAISFENRYRCADGSYKWLSWTASGFPEEGLAYASAREIGEFREVYDALHASQERYRWLAEHTTDLISRHAPDGRYLDVSAALTPLLGYEPEEWIGKKPDDFLHPEDRAQMQRSRRSNGEIPDTYTVNYRIRDRRGRDRWFESTSYAIRDSYSGEIVEILSISRDIGDLVSAREESIASQKRLNHLLAHSPVVLYSWKASGDYAVTFISENIKTLLGYEAGEFLRDSRFWADRIHPEDLGCFFAGLTQLFQEGQHTHEYRWRHQDGSYRWMLDSMQLIRNSAGYPVEIVGSWQDVTERKLAESELAKERALLRCSIDSIGDRIFYLDRDRKYFGCNRAFSEAVNLPESKIVGRSAGDLFGEDRPNIGEIFETLQPRRYEHQIRDRGGREIQLETIETPFFDDNGALLGAIGISRDITRHKQAEAALKLSHDRYQEKVRDLEAALQELQQAQTQLVQTEKMSTLGLLVAGLAHEVNNPVNFIHGNLSHVSEYTRDLLALVELYRRDYPEAGSHIQEKIEAIDLDFLNEDLPKLLASMQMGVNRIREIVKSLRNFSRVDEAELKPVNLHEGIESTLLILHNRIKPRPNYPGIQIVKEFGDLPLVTCYPGQMNQVFMNLIANAIDALEEHQESLTPEALQDRPSAIFIRTESIEATGDGDRDRVRICIIDNGPGIPERVRTHLFKPFFTTKPVGKGTGLGLSISHQIIVEKHRGTLSCESTMGLGTQFCLEIPVSLHG; encoded by the coding sequence ATGTTTATTCCAGAAAATCGAAAACACACCAACCCTACCCAAAAAGTGATTAACTTCCGCGATCGCCACTGGATCGCCAGACAACACGATCGATTTTTCCAGCATTCTCCCGACCTCTTGTGTGTCGCTGGCTTTGACGGCTATTTTAAATTACTCAACCCTTCCTGGGAAAAAATATTAGGATGGACCCCAGAACAATTACTCGCCGAACCTTATCTCGAACGAGTCCATCCCGACGATCGCCAACATACCGTAGACAAAGCGCGCCAACTACTCCACGGCGCCGAGGCGATCTCCTTTGAAAACCGCTATCGTTGCGCCGACGGTTCTTATAAATGGTTGTCCTGGACCGCTTCCGGCTTTCCCGAAGAGGGCCTCGCCTACGCCAGCGCCCGAGAAATTGGCGAATTTAGGGAAGTTTACGACGCCTTACACGCCAGTCAAGAGCGTTACAGGTGGCTCGCCGAACATACCACCGATTTAATTTCCAGACATGCACCAGACGGGCGCTATCTAGACGTTTCCGCCGCACTGACCCCCCTACTCGGGTACGAACCGGAGGAATGGATCGGCAAAAAACCGGATGATTTCTTGCATCCCGAAGATCGCGCGCAGATGCAACGATCGCGAAGGTCAAACGGCGAAATTCCCGATACCTACACCGTCAACTATCGCATCCGCGATCGCCGGGGTCGCGATCGTTGGTTCGAGAGTACCAGCTACGCGATCCGCGACTCCTATAGCGGTGAAATTGTGGAAATTCTCTCCATTTCCCGCGATATTGGCGATTTGGTCAGCGCCAGAGAAGAATCGATCGCCAGTCAAAAACGACTCAATCACCTCCTCGCACACAGTCCCGTCGTTCTCTACAGTTGGAAAGCCTCTGGAGATTACGCCGTCACCTTCATCAGCGAGAATATTAAAACCTTACTCGGTTACGAAGCGGGAGAATTTTTACGAGATTCCCGCTTTTGGGCCGATCGCATCCATCCCGAAGATCTGGGATGTTTCTTCGCCGGATTGACCCAACTGTTTCAGGAAGGACAGCACACCCACGAATATCGATGGCGTCATCAAGACGGTAGCTATCGCTGGATGCTCGATTCCATGCAACTGATTCGCAACAGTGCGGGATATCCGGTGGAAATTGTCGGATCGTGGCAAGATGTGACCGAACGCAAACTCGCCGAGTCGGAGTTAGCGAAAGAACGGGCCCTCTTGCGCTGTTCGATCGATTCGATCGGCGATCGCATCTTTTATCTCGACCGCGATCGAAAATATTTCGGTTGCAATCGAGCTTTTTCCGAAGCCGTCAACCTTCCGGAGAGCAAGATCGTGGGTCGATCGGCGGGGGACTTGTTCGGGGAAGATCGCCCCAACATCGGCGAAATTTTCGAGACCTTGCAACCGCGACGTTACGAACACCAGATCCGCGATCGCGGCGGACGCGAGATTCAACTCGAAACCATCGAAACCCCCTTTTTCGACGACAACGGCGCCCTCCTCGGGGCGATCGGCATCAGCCGCGATATCACCCGGCACAAACAAGCCGAGGCCGCACTTAAGCTCTCACACGATCGCTATCAAGAGAAAGTCCGGGATTTAGAAGCGGCCCTGCAAGAGTTGCAACAAGCCCAAACCCAGCTCGTCCAAACCGAAAAAATGTCCACCCTCGGCTTGCTGGTCGCGGGATTGGCCCACGAAGTCAACAATCCGGTCAACTTCATCCACGGCAATTTGAGTCACGTCAGCGAGTACACTCGGGATTTGCTCGCCTTGGTCGAACTGTACCGCCGGGACTACCCCGAGGCGGGTTCTCACATTCAGGAGAAAATCGAGGCGATCGATCTCGATTTTCTCAACGAAGACCTGCCTAAACTACTCGCTTCGATGCAAATGGGGGTCAATCGGATTCGCGAAATCGTCAAGAGTTTGCGTAACTTCTCCCGCGTAGACGAAGCCGAACTCAAACCCGTGAATCTGCACGAAGGAATCGAGAGTACCCTATTAATTCTGCACAATCGCATCAAACCGCGTCCAAATTATCCCGGCATTCAAATCGTTAAAGAATTTGGCGATTTACCTCTGGTAACTTGTTATCCGGGACAGATGAATCAGGTGTTTATGAATTTAATTGCTAACGCGATCGATGCCTTGGAAGAACATCAAGAATCCCTAACGCCAGAAGCACTCCAAGACCGACCGAGTGCTATTTTTATTCGCACGGAATCGATTGAGGCTACAGGGGACGGCGATCGCGATCGCGTTCGGATTTGCATTATCGATAACGGTCCGGGAATCCCTGAAAGGGTCAGAACCCACCTATTTAAACCCTTTTTCACCACCAAGCCCGTCGGCAAAGGAACGGGGTTAGGTCTGTCTATTTCCCATCAGATTATTGTCGAAAAACATCGAGGAACCTTGAGTTGTGAGTCTACGATGGGTCTCGGAACCCAGTTTTGTCTGGAAATTCCCGTTTCCCTACACGGCTAA
- a CDS encoding serine/threonine-protein kinase codes for MKPLYCSQGHDNPPNSRFCHYCGEALPSPTGGIYPGTILGDRYRIERELGHGGFGRTYLAKDINRFDERCTVKEFAPKVQGTYALQKAEELFEREAGVLYKLQHPQIPKFRELCRTQIGDRTRLFLVQDYVDGQTYRALLTDRKRQGQRFSEGEIVELLFDILPVLQYIHSRGVIHRDISPDNMIRRESDWLPVLIDFGGVKQVAATVESQIISPSGPGTPVPVATRLGKVGYAPEEQMQLGIVYPHSDLYALGVTVLVLLTGKEPQQLFLTQTLSWNWQEELKLNPVLEGVLNKMVAQRKGERYQSAREVLQALAQLSPQRNGAPLPPKAIGPTDLPTALPPEIPGNELRSPAVVSSEPQPLETTDPDVAIPLPGRAPWATTAVAIALVALAGMGGWWGGNRWVQWRANRALREQPELFEPIPSEPVVSSRYSPEELARKEALRQRRQQLAIDYNFYVDLVNEVFYEQYPEQEGRTLSYEEVDRPWRERWDAIADDLLDFLATLSESARQQLGNYGASDRTRWKAAVNRLHVSSRALFDLADAQFFHDFPSQRDRDFIERPLGQVWHAIAADLVATLESGQRLSTLRFDPGAFRTEVEGTLQPGEGRIYIASMRRGQIMRLTLQANSATLFSIYTPTGARSPLLEDSPDSTWSGQLPESGYYEFVVVSDAQVPVYYRLNLAADNVSSLNVE; via the coding sequence ATGAAGCCCCTTTATTGTTCTCAAGGACACGACAATCCGCCCAACAGTCGGTTTTGCCATTATTGTGGCGAGGCATTGCCTTCGCCGACCGGGGGCATTTATCCGGGAACGATCTTGGGCGATCGCTACCGGATCGAGCGCGAACTCGGTCACGGAGGGTTCGGTCGAACGTATCTCGCTAAAGATATCAACCGTTTTGACGAACGCTGCACCGTCAAAGAATTTGCGCCGAAAGTTCAAGGCACTTACGCCCTCCAAAAAGCTGAGGAGCTGTTCGAGCGCGAGGCGGGAGTGCTGTACAAATTGCAACACCCGCAAATCCCCAAATTTCGCGAATTGTGTCGCACTCAGATCGGCGATCGCACCCGCCTATTTTTAGTCCAAGACTACGTAGACGGTCAGACCTACCGGGCCTTATTAACCGATCGCAAACGCCAAGGTCAACGCTTTAGTGAGGGAGAAATCGTCGAACTGCTCTTCGACATCCTCCCGGTTTTACAATACATCCATTCCCGAGGAGTCATTCACCGCGATATTTCCCCGGACAACATGATCCGCCGCGAATCCGATTGGTTACCCGTCTTAATCGACTTTGGCGGGGTCAAGCAGGTGGCGGCGACGGTAGAATCTCAAATCATTTCCCCCTCCGGTCCGGGAACCCCCGTTCCCGTGGCGACGCGCCTGGGAAAGGTCGGTTACGCGCCGGAAGAACAAATGCAATTGGGCATTGTCTACCCTCATAGCGATTTATATGCCTTGGGGGTCACGGTGTTGGTCTTGCTCACCGGAAAAGAACCCCAACAGCTTTTCCTCACCCAAACCTTAAGTTGGAACTGGCAGGAAGAACTCAAGCTCAATCCCGTTCTCGAAGGCGTTTTAAACAAAATGGTCGCCCAACGCAAAGGCGAACGCTACCAAAGCGCCCGGGAAGTCCTGCAAGCCCTTGCCCAACTCTCGCCCCAGAGGAACGGGGCGCCTTTGCCGCCCAAGGCGATCGGGCCGACCGATTTACCGACGGCGTTACCGCCAGAAATCCCCGGGAACGAACTCCGATCCCCGGCGGTGGTTTCGTCGGAACCCCAACCCCTGGAAACCACGGATCCGGACGTCGCCATACCCTTGCCAGGACGAGCGCCCTGGGCGACCACCGCCGTGGCGATCGCCTTAGTCGCCCTCGCCGGAATGGGCGGTTGGTGGGGCGGCAACCGTTGGGTGCAATGGCGCGCCAACCGGGCGTTACGGGAACAACCGGAGTTATTCGAGCCGATCCCCTCGGAACCCGTGGTCTCTTCGCGCTATTCTCCGGAAGAATTAGCCCGCAAAGAAGCCCTCCGCCAGCGTCGGCAACAATTGGCGATCGACTACAATTTCTACGTGGATCTCGTCAACGAGGTTTTTTACGAACAATACCCGGAACAAGAAGGTCGCACCCTCTCTTACGAAGAAGTCGATCGCCCCTGGCGCGAGCGCTGGGATGCCATTGCTGACGACCTGCTCGATTTCCTCGCCACGTTGAGCGAAAGCGCCCGCCAACAACTCGGCAACTACGGCGCCAGCGATCGCACGCGCTGGAAAGCGGCGGTCAACCGCCTCCACGTCAGCAGTCGCGCCTTATTCGACCTCGCCGACGCCCAGTTCTTTCACGACTTTCCATCCCAGCGCGATCGCGACTTCATCGAGCGTCCCCTCGGTCAGGTCTGGCACGCGATCGCCGCCGACCTGGTCGCTACCCTCGAATCCGGACAACGGTTAAGCACCCTGCGCTTCGATCCCGGCGCCTTCCGCACCGAAGTCGAAGGTACCCTCCAACCGGGAGAAGGTCGCATCTACATCGCCTCCATGCGTCGGGGTCAAATCATGCGCCTCACCTTACAAGCCAACAGCGCCACTTTATTCTCGATCTACACCCCCACGGGGGCGCGATCGCCCCTACTGGAAGATTCGCCGGACAGCACCTGGAGCGGACAACTCCCGGAATCGGGCTATTACGAATTCGTCGTCGTCTCCGATGCGCAAGTCCCGGTCTACTATCGGCTCAACCTCGCCGCCGATAATGTCTCTTCCCTCAACGTCGAGTGA
- a CDS encoding GH39 family glycosyl hydrolase, which produces MNFKLSKSLSQWLQSWRSRSRRTIPTFIGLLATTLLLLLVTQGFWKSDGSVNRGDRPLNPTIERTVFGKHIHHLIKTTRRTPEPTPWPYVPFGSWRLWDAYVAWPNLEPQQDQWNFELLDSYVEIAREKNVELLLVLSLSPRWASARPDEPSGYGPGNAAEPANIEDWRDFVRTVATRYRGKIHYYELWNEPNGYKRFYTGSLDKMLELSREAYQILKAVDPSVTVVSPAATGDSGSSPGVQWLADYLAAGGGAYADVIGYHFYVMPGSPENMLDLIGKVRGVMKEYGVADKPLWNTEAGWLGDRPFEDSQKSAAYVARSYILNWKAGVRRLYWYDWDYNPIVSLRMLEEDNRTMTAAGFAYGEIQRWLVGSRMKRCEADWQSTWTCELEREGGDRAWILWNPEGTRTVDIPQQWSVRQVRDLQGKSRPVTENSLEISFSPLLLERSPLTSAIDTEANEDDL; this is translated from the coding sequence ATGAATTTCAAACTTAGCAAATCCCTTTCTCAATGGCTGCAAAGCTGGCGATCGCGCTCTCGACGCACGATCCCTACTTTTATCGGTTTGCTGGCAACGACCTTGTTGCTATTACTGGTCACTCAAGGCTTCTGGAAGAGTGATGGCAGTGTCAATCGGGGCGATCGCCCCCTCAATCCCACCATCGAACGGACTGTGTTCGGCAAGCACATTCACCACCTCATTAAAACCACTCGTCGGACGCCCGAACCCACCCCATGGCCCTACGTTCCCTTCGGAAGCTGGCGACTTTGGGATGCTTATGTCGCCTGGCCCAACTTGGAACCGCAACAAGACCAATGGAACTTTGAACTGTTAGATTCCTACGTCGAAATTGCCCGGGAAAAAAACGTCGAACTGCTGTTGGTACTCAGTCTGTCCCCTCGTTGGGCCTCGGCGCGCCCCGACGAACCCTCCGGTTACGGCCCGGGAAATGCGGCAGAACCCGCCAATATCGAAGACTGGCGGGACTTCGTGCGTACCGTCGCCACCCGCTATCGGGGAAAAATTCACTATTACGAATTGTGGAACGAACCGAACGGTTACAAGCGGTTTTACACCGGAAGTTTAGACAAAATGCTAGAACTGTCCCGAGAAGCGTACCAAATTCTCAAAGCCGTGGATCCGTCGGTGACCGTGGTTTCCCCCGCCGCCACTGGGGATAGCGGCAGCAGTCCGGGAGTGCAATGGCTGGCGGATTATCTGGCGGCGGGGGGAGGCGCTTATGCCGATGTTATCGGCTACCACTTCTACGTGATGCCGGGTTCTCCAGAAAATATGCTCGATCTGATTGGCAAGGTGCGAGGGGTGATGAAAGAATATGGCGTTGCCGATAAACCTTTGTGGAATACGGAGGCGGGATGGTTGGGAGACCGACCGTTTGAAGATTCGCAAAAAAGTGCGGCTTACGTGGCGCGATCGTATATCCTCAACTGGAAAGCAGGAGTCCGTCGGCTCTATTGGTACGATTGGGATTACAATCCCATTGTCAGCTTGCGGATGTTGGAAGAAGACAATCGAACGATGACCGCAGCCGGGTTCGCTTACGGGGAAATCCAAAGGTGGTTAGTCGGGTCGCGGATGAAGCGTTGCGAGGCGGACTGGCAATCGACCTGGACTTGCGAACTGGAACGGGAGGGAGGCGATCGCGCCTGGATCCTCTGGAACCCCGAAGGTACGAGAACGGTTGACATTCCTCAACAGTGGTCGGTTCGTCAAGTCCGCGATTTGCAAGGGAAAAGCCGTCCCGTCACCGAGAACTCCCTCGAAATTAGTTTTTCACCGTTGTTATTAGAACGATCGCCCCTCACGAGTGCCATCGACACTGAAGCGAACGAAGATGACTTATAA
- a CDS encoding alpha/beta hydrolase, which produces MKLPKHLSFHGLNFSPIKPLTNTQSRPRKRWQRQLAPLLALTIAIASFGHGMAIAAERLRIRFGPLETTLEIDDLERFARTGKASGDLELIEPFLIPEIRELLLQRVDIDPEIADDAIDLLLESSAGQRWIQMVLLMIPDSTVEQVKAAIKLAIRQAEGLSLIGILKALPGETITLDATAAIAAASRLNLPYLEAQILRSRLESDLETETDGPFTAPFDPALPGSYPVRETTLTLADRQRDRDIPVDLYIPDDPKSPLVVMSPGLGGDRSFLTYLARHLASHGFPVVAVEHPRSNRASLSDRPVSLDLGQLMPPSEFLDRPQDIRFVLDRLASGDGDLRVPLDTDNVVAIGHSLGGYTVLALAGAELRLDDLREVCGDTPEASRSYRQWLGKAPADLLQCTATQLSGNRKNLRDRRIQGAIALNPVVGELFGDKGLDRLDTPVAIVAATEDGWAPAVTHQLRPFLDLPEPKYLITAIGASHFSATDPDNPDVLDPESENYRVRDSLESENYRQLLRGASLAFVAQFTPEAIAYRPFLTGAYAQSLSTPTVPLRLNREIPKRLARWLESTRAEITRRD; this is translated from the coding sequence ATGAAGCTCCCTAAACATTTATCCTTTCACGGGCTCAATTTCAGCCCCATCAAGCCTCTGACTAACACGCAGTCGCGCCCGAGGAAGCGGTGGCAACGGCAACTCGCACCCCTGCTCGCCTTGACGATCGCGATCGCCAGTTTCGGTCACGGGATGGCGATCGCCGCCGAACGCTTGCGGATTCGCTTCGGCCCGTTAGAAACCACCCTCGAAATCGACGATTTGGAACGATTTGCCCGCACCGGGAAAGCCTCCGGAGACCTCGAACTCATCGAACCGTTCCTGATTCCCGAAATTCGCGAACTCCTGCTGCAGCGCGTGGACATCGACCCGGAGATCGCCGACGACGCGATCGACCTCCTGCTCGAATCGAGCGCCGGACAGCGTTGGATCCAGATGGTGTTACTGATGATTCCCGATAGCACCGTCGAACAGGTCAAAGCCGCCATCAAACTCGCCATCCGTCAGGCGGAAGGACTGAGTTTGATCGGCATCCTCAAAGCCTTACCCGGCGAGACCATCACCCTCGACGCCACCGCAGCGATCGCCGCCGCATCCCGCCTCAACCTTCCCTATCTCGAAGCCCAAATCTTGCGATCGCGCTTGGAAAGCGACCTCGAAACCGAAACCGACGGCCCGTTTACCGCCCCATTCGATCCCGCTTTACCCGGTTCGTATCCCGTCCGCGAGACCACGTTGACCCTCGCCGACCGCCAGCGCGATCGCGATATTCCCGTCGATCTCTACATCCCGGACGATCCCAAATCGCCCCTCGTGGTCATGTCTCCCGGTTTGGGGGGCGATCGCAGCTTTTTAACCTATCTCGCCCGCCATCTCGCCTCCCACGGCTTCCCGGTCGTCGCCGTCGAACACCCGCGCAGCAACCGCGCCAGCTTGTCGGACCGCCCGGTGAGTTTGGATCTGGGCCAACTGATGCCCCCGTCGGAATTCCTCGATCGCCCCCAAGATATCCGCTTCGTCCTCGACCGACTCGCAAGCGGCGACGGCGATCTTCGGGTTCCTCTCGATACGGATAACGTGGTGGCGATCGGTCATTCTCTCGGCGGTTATACAGTGTTAGCCCTGGCGGGAGCCGAACTCCGTCTCGACGACTTGCGCGAGGTCTGCGGCGATACGCCGGAGGCGTCGCGAAGCTATCGCCAATGGCTCGGCAAAGCTCCCGCAGACCTGTTGCAATGTACGGCGACCCAGTTATCGGGCAACCGCAAAAACCTGCGCGATCGCCGCATTCAAGGCGCGATCGCTCTCAATCCCGTCGTCGGCGAACTCTTCGGCGACAAAGGACTCGACCGCCTCGATACCCCGGTGGCGATCGTCGCGGCGACCGAGGACGGCTGGGCTCCGGCAGTGACCCACCAATTGCGACCATTTCTCGACCTACCGGAACCGAAATATCTGATAACGGCGATCGGGGCGTCTCACTTCAGTGCTACCGATCCGGACAATCCCGATGTTTTAGACCCGGAAAGTGAGAATTATCGCGTTCGCGATTCTCTGGAAAGTGAGAATTATCGCCAGCTGCTGCGCGGCGCGTCCCTGGCGTTCGTGGCCCAATTCACCCCCGAGGCGATCGCTTACCGCCCCTTCCTGACTGGGGCTTACGCTCAATCTCTATCGACTCCAACCGTTCCCCTGCGCTTGAATCGGGAAATTCCCAAACGCCTCGCGCGTTGGTTGGAATCGACCCGCGCCGAAATTACCCGCCGGGACTGA
- the fabG gene encoding 3-oxoacyl-ACP reductase FabG yields MHNQQVLLTGGTGGLGLGVTPELLARGAKLTLPYRQPAEVDRLKRILPAAEFTKIRFIRADLTDEATVAQLVNDMGRVDAAIHLVGGFSMGKTHEYAFDAWKADFDLNLHTTFLVCKHALATMLQTGYGRIVTVGSRGAVRPGAQLAAYCASKAAVVALTQSIAEETKDTNITANCVLPSVIDTPANREAMGAENARNWVKPESLAQTIAFLASEAAGDLRGAAIPVYGSI; encoded by the coding sequence ATGCACAACCAACAGGTCTTACTCACGGGCGGAACGGGCGGACTCGGACTCGGCGTCACCCCAGAACTCCTCGCCCGAGGCGCCAAACTCACCCTACCCTATCGTCAACCCGCCGAGGTCGATCGCCTCAAACGCATCCTTCCCGCCGCCGAATTTACCAAAATTCGATTTATCCGAGCGGATCTCACCGACGAAGCCACCGTCGCCCAACTCGTCAACGACATGGGACGGGTGGACGCGGCGATCCATCTCGTCGGCGGTTTTTCGATGGGGAAAACCCACGAATATGCTTTTGATGCCTGGAAAGCCGACTTCGACTTGAATCTGCACACCACCTTTCTCGTGTGCAAACACGCCCTCGCCACCATGCTACAAACGGGTTACGGTCGGATCGTCACCGTCGGTTCTCGCGGAGCCGTCCGACCGGGCGCCCAGTTAGCGGCGTACTGCGCCTCGAAAGCGGCAGTAGTGGCCCTAACCCAGAGCATTGCCGAAGAAACTAAAGACACGAACATCACCGCCAATTGCGTTTTACCGAGCGTTATCGATACCCCCGCCAATCGGGAGGCAATGGGGGCGGAAAATGCACGAAACTGGGTCAAACCCGAGTCTCTCGCACAAACGATCGCCTTTTTAGCCTCTGAAGCGGCAGGCGATTTGCGCGGGGCGGCGATCCCCGTCTACGGCAGCATTTAG
- a CDS encoding glycosyltransferase: protein MSDPAVVVFSSLLLPPSQTFILAQGEMLARFQAHYVGSRRVPGLDLPPERTWVVNRGGTLGNLREAWFKLSGFDRPLQQHLQQLSPALIHAQFGLSGALALPLARSLKIPLIVHFRGADATIKEEIARYSSLNHWIYFRRRDRLQQETQLFLTVSKFIKEKLIEQGFPPEKIVAHYHGVDTALFNPDPDLPREPVVLFVGRLTEKKGCDDLIQAMAKVQQDIPEVELVLIGDGPLRATLETQARQSLKKYRFLGVQSHSVVKDWMNRSRLLATPSITASEGDSEGLPNVVLEAQAMGLPVIATLHAGIPEAVIDNETGLLAAERDPDALAAYALRLLRDPDLWQRFSTKGRQHVCANFDRATQTRVLEAMYESVLDEVRTHPL from the coding sequence ATGTCCGATCCTGCTGTCGTCGTTTTTAGTAGCCTGTTACTCCCTCCGTCCCAAACGTTTATCCTCGCCCAAGGGGAGATGTTGGCACGTTTTCAAGCCCATTATGTCGGTTCCCGGCGGGTTCCCGGTCTGGATTTACCCCCGGAACGAACTTGGGTGGTCAATCGCGGGGGAACCCTGGGGAATTTGCGCGAAGCCTGGTTTAAACTGTCGGGATTCGATCGCCCCCTCCAGCAACACTTACAGCAGCTTTCCCCGGCGTTAATCCACGCTCAATTTGGCCTGAGCGGCGCTTTAGCCTTGCCGTTGGCGCGATCGCTCAAAATTCCCTTAATCGTCCATTTCAGAGGCGCCGACGCCACGATAAAAGAAGAAATTGCCCGCTATTCCTCCCTCAATCACTGGATTTATTTCCGGCGGCGCGATCGCCTCCAACAGGAAACCCAATTATTTCTCACCGTTTCCAAATTTATTAAAGAAAAACTGATCGAACAGGGATTCCCCCCGGAAAAAATTGTCGCCCACTATCACGGCGTCGATACCGCCCTATTTAACCCCGACCCAGATCTCCCTCGCGAACCCGTCGTCTTGTTCGTCGGTCGCCTCACGGAAAAAAAAGGATGCGACGATCTCATCCAAGCGATGGCAAAAGTCCAACAAGACATTCCCGAGGTCGAACTCGTCCTCATCGGCGACGGTCCGTTACGCGCCACCTTAGAAACCCAAGCCCGTCAATCCCTCAAAAAATACCGCTTTCTCGGGGTTCAATCCCACTCGGTCGTCAAAGACTGGATGAATCGATCGCGCCTCCTCGCCACCCCCAGCATCACCGCCTCGGAAGGGGATTCCGAAGGGTTGCCCAACGTCGTTTTAGAAGCGCAAGCAATGGGATTGCCCGTCATCGCCACCCTTCACGCCGGAATTCCCGAAGCGGTCATCGACAACGAAACCGGGTTACTCGCGGCGGAACGCGATCCAGACGCCCTCGCCGCTTATGCGTTGCGCCTGTTACGAGACCCGGATCTGTGGCAGCGTTTCAGCACCAAGGGGCGCCAGCACGTCTGCGCCAATTTCGATCGCGCCACCCAAACTCGGGTGTTAGAGGCGATGTACGAGAGTGTTTTGGACGAAGTGCGAACTCATCCTCTTTAA
- a CDS encoding SPFH domain-containing protein, translating into MDTVLGFLVPIIFAAFGYTASGFKVVNEGNEALVERLGKFNRKLGPGVNFVWPYLETIVLEDTVREQVLDVPPQNAITKDNVAIKVDAVVYWKIVDLRKAYYEINNVDLAIKNLTLTTLRSTIGQMKLQETFYSTDQINKSVLTNLDKETASWGLKVLRIEVQDLDPPATVLESMEQEQAAEIKKRAAILEAEATAEAMAHILQTLDTKLGSEEILKYLIAKRYVDANEHLGKSPNSKVIFMDPKALSQALAELIQMPPHSPSNNSSNGNSPNGGNSGQSQP; encoded by the coding sequence ATGGATACAGTTCTAGGTTTTTTAGTCCCGATTATCTTTGCCGCTTTTGGTTATACCGCAAGCGGTTTTAAAGTCGTCAACGAAGGGAACGAAGCCCTCGTCGAACGGTTGGGGAAATTCAACCGCAAATTAGGCCCGGGGGTTAACTTTGTCTGGCCGTACTTAGAAACCATCGTCCTCGAAGATACGGTACGGGAACAAGTCTTAGACGTTCCTCCCCAAAATGCAATTACCAAAGATAATGTCGCCATTAAAGTCGATGCCGTCGTTTATTGGAAAATCGTAGATTTGCGTAAAGCCTATTACGAAATTAACAACGTCGATTTAGCTATTAAAAATTTAACCTTGACGACGTTGCGATCGACCATCGGCCAAATGAAATTGCAAGAAACCTTTTATTCTACCGATCAAATTAACAAATCGGTTTTGACAAATTTAGACAAAGAAACTGCATCGTGGGGGTTAAAAGTTCTCCGAATTGAAGTCCAAGACCTCGACCCGCCAGCCACCGTGTTAGAGTCGATGGAACAAGAACAAGCAGCAGAAATTAAAAAGCGTGCGGCTATTTTAGAAGCTGAAGCCACCGCCGAAGCAATGGCTCACATTCTCCAAACCCTCGATACCAAACTCGGCAGCGAAGAAATTCTTAAATATTTAATTGCCAAACGCTATGTAGACGCGAACGAACATCTCGGAAAAAGTCCCAATTCTAAAGTAATTTTTATGGATCCGAAAGCCCTCTCTCAGGCATTGGCGGAATTAATTCAAATGCCTCCTCATTCCCCGTCGAACAATTCATCTAATGGTAATTCGCCGAATGGGGGAAACTCCGGTCAGAGTCAGCCGTAG